A section of the Paenibacillus odorifer genome encodes:
- a CDS encoding MerR family transcriptional regulator — MKIGELAKLTGVSVRSLRYYESQGLISPIRQANGYREYSLLAVETVETIKLYLNLGLSTEQIAGFLHCVLKNKEAFCAEVMPLYRSKLEDIERQLVELNQIKRNLEERMASILQEQDESKLGACTLENLE; from the coding sequence ATGAAAATAGGTGAGCTTGCTAAACTGACGGGCGTAAGCGTCCGTTCACTTCGTTACTATGAGAGTCAGGGATTAATCTCGCCGATCCGTCAGGCCAATGGATATCGGGAGTACTCTTTACTTGCTGTAGAGACGGTAGAAACGATTAAACTATATTTGAACCTGGGTCTGTCGACAGAGCAGATCGCGGGCTTTCTACATTGTGTGTTGAAGAACAAAGAAGCCTTCTGCGCAGAAGTGATGCCACTATACCGCAGTAAACTGGAGGATATTGAACGTCAGCTTGTAGAGCTAAATCAGATCAAGAGGAATTTGGAAGAACGAATGGCATCTATCTTGCAGGAGCAGGATGAGAGCAAGTTGGGCGCGTGTACACTGGAGAACTTGGAATAG